The Vescimonas coprocola genome includes a window with the following:
- the thiI gene encoding tRNA uracil 4-sulfurtransferase ThiI, whose product MNEIILCKLGEVVLKGLNRRSFEMKLMSNIRRRTARFGKFRIYSKQSTIYVEPAEETCDLSGAYAACKQVFGIIAIARAVPCPKEKEAILATAKTYLGEALTAARSFKVESKRADKSFPMSSIQLSQWVGGELHEAYPHLKVDVHHPELTVYVEVREDAAYVHAPAEPAAGGLPIGMGGRAVSLLSGGIDSPVASYMMAKRGVQLEMIHFASPPYTSEQAREKVLQLARELVPWCGRLTVHVVPFAEIQEEIRRSCPEDHFTLIMRRFMMRLADALAHELGCGALVTGECLGQVASQTMAALAVSEDAATLPVLRPLIGMDKEEIVRIARHIGTFDTSILPYEDCCTVFTPRHPKTKPHVEEVREMEQALDVAGLVQRAMENRDIVKIK is encoded by the coding sequence ATGAATGAGATCATTCTGTGTAAGCTGGGCGAGGTGGTCCTGAAGGGCCTGAACCGCCGCAGCTTTGAGATGAAGCTTATGAGCAACATCCGCCGCCGTACCGCCCGCTTCGGCAAGTTCCGCATCTACTCCAAGCAGAGTACCATCTATGTGGAGCCGGCGGAGGAGACCTGCGATCTGTCCGGGGCCTATGCCGCCTGCAAGCAGGTGTTCGGCATCATCGCCATTGCACGGGCCGTTCCCTGCCCCAAGGAGAAGGAGGCCATTCTGGCCACCGCCAAGACGTATCTGGGGGAGGCCCTGACGGCGGCCCGCAGCTTCAAGGTGGAGAGCAAGCGTGCCGACAAGTCCTTCCCCATGAGCTCTATTCAGCTGAGCCAGTGGGTGGGCGGCGAGCTTCACGAGGCCTATCCCCACCTGAAGGTGGATGTACACCATCCGGAGTTGACGGTGTATGTGGAGGTGCGGGAGGATGCCGCCTACGTCCACGCCCCCGCCGAGCCCGCTGCCGGCGGCCTGCCCATCGGCATGGGGGGCCGGGCGGTGAGCCTGCTCTCCGGCGGCATCGACTCCCCGGTGGCCAGCTACATGATGGCCAAGCGTGGTGTTCAGCTGGAGATGATCCACTTCGCCTCTCCTCCCTATACCAGCGAGCAGGCACGGGAAAAGGTGCTGCAGCTGGCCCGTGAGCTGGTGCCGTGGTGCGGCCGCCTGACGGTCCATGTGGTACCCTTTGCGGAGATCCAGGAGGAGATCCGCCGCAGCTGCCCGGAGGATCACTTCACCCTCATCATGCGCCGGTTCATGATGCGTCTGGCGGATGCGCTGGCCCACGAGCTGGGCTGCGGCGCACTGGTCACCGGCGAGTGTCTGGGGCAGGTGGCCAGCCAGACCATGGCGGCGCTGGCCGTCAGTGAGGACGCTGCCACCCTCCCGGTGCTGCGTCCCCTCATCGGCATGGATAAGGAGGAGATCGTCCGCATCGCCCGCCATATTGGCACCTTCGATACCTCCATCCTGCCCTATGAGGACTGCTGCACGGTGTTCACCCCTCGCCATCCCAAGACGAAGCCCCATGTGGAGGAGGTCCGGGAGATGGAGCAGGCGCTGGACGTGGCGGGTCTGGTCCAGCGGGCCATGGAGAACCGGGACATCGTGAAGATCAAGTGA
- a CDS encoding competence/damage-inducible protein A — protein MTYHAEIIAVGTELLLGNIANTDAQELSQALASVGVDVLYHTVVGDNPQRLEEAIAIARKRADLLIFTGGLGPTYDDLTKETVCRVLDVPLTFHPEAAADIRRNFDIIFHREMPPGTLHQAELPEGCEVFCNRVGTAPGCVFCAGDVTAVLLPGVPSECRYLTETALLPWLRRQSSGTILSHDLRIFGLSEPQVQELLGDLMDQAVNPSLAPYAKTGEVMLRLTAKGDSPAACEERMAPLLEQVRGRLGAYLYGIDVSGLEETVLHLLHQHGKTFSAAESCTGGLIAKRITDLPGASCVFRGGVVSYTNEVKASVLGVPQETLDRYGAVSEPVARAMAEGVRRITGSDLSVATTGLAGPDGDDRGNPVGTVFVALSTPERTAVRHMNCGSGRDRVRMLASHCAFDLLRRELEHLPIEGE, from the coding sequence ATGACCTATCACGCAGAGATCATCGCCGTGGGTACCGAGCTGCTGCTGGGCAACATCGCCAACACCGATGCACAGGAGCTGTCGCAGGCGCTGGCCTCCGTAGGTGTGGACGTGCTGTACCATACCGTGGTGGGCGACAACCCCCAACGGCTGGAGGAGGCGATCGCCATCGCCCGGAAGCGGGCGGACCTGCTGATCTTCACCGGCGGCCTTGGCCCCACCTATGATGACCTCACCAAGGAGACGGTCTGCCGGGTACTGGATGTTCCCCTGACCTTCCACCCGGAGGCGGCGGCAGACATCCGCCGCAACTTCGACATCATCTTCCACCGAGAGATGCCGCCCGGCACCCTGCATCAGGCGGAGCTGCCGGAGGGCTGTGAGGTGTTCTGCAATCGGGTCGGCACCGCACCGGGCTGCGTGTTCTGCGCCGGTGACGTGACGGCGGTGCTGCTGCCCGGCGTGCCGTCGGAGTGCCGCTACCTGACGGAGACGGCGCTGCTGCCGTGGCTGCGCCGCCAGAGCAGCGGGACCATCCTCTCCCACGACCTGAGGATCTTCGGCCTGTCGGAGCCGCAGGTGCAGGAGCTGCTGGGGGATCTGATGGATCAGGCGGTGAACCCGTCGCTGGCCCCCTATGCCAAGACCGGCGAGGTGATGCTGCGGCTCACCGCCAAGGGCGACAGTCCTGCCGCCTGCGAGGAGCGTATGGCGCCGCTGCTGGAGCAGGTGCGTGGACGGCTGGGCGCCTACCTCTACGGCATCGATGTCTCCGGATTGGAGGAGACAGTGCTGCACCTGCTGCACCAGCACGGCAAGACCTTCTCGGCGGCGGAGAGCTGCACCGGCGGCCTTATCGCAAAACGCATCACCGATCTGCCGGGTGCCTCTTGCGTGTTCCGGGGAGGTGTGGTATCCTATACCAATGAGGTGAAGGCCTCTGTGCTGGGCGTGCCGCAGGAGACGCTGGACCGCTATGGCGCCGTGTCCGAGCCGGTGGCAAGAGCCATGGCGGAGGGCGTGCGGCGCATCACCGGCAGCGACCTGTCCGTGGCCACCACGGGGCTGGCCGGCCCCGACGGCGACGACCGGGGAAACCCTGTGGGCACGGTGTTCGTGGCCCTGAGCACCCCGGAGCGCACGGCGGTGCGGCACATGAACTGCGGCAGCGGACGGGACCGGGTGCGGATGCTGGCATCCCACTGTGCCTTTGACCTGCTCCGCAGAGAGCTGGAACATTTACCGATCGAAGGAGAATGA
- the ileS gene encoding isoleucine--tRNA ligase codes for MEYKKTLNMTKSGFPMRAGLPKREPEMLKHWEELDLYHELLKKNEGKPRFALHDGPPFSNGALHMGHALNKSIKDFITRSYAMRGYYTPYIPGWDNHGMPIESAIIKQNKLNRKAMGVAEFRSACHEFADHYIDVQRQGFKRMGVVGDWDHPYKTMDPAFEAQEVRVFGKMYEKGYIYKGLKPVYWCPHDETALAEAEIEYQDDPCTTVYVKFPMYDDLGKLSHLDKSKLNFVIWTTTIWTLPGNLAIALHPQEEYAVVRADGGEMYIMARPLVEKVMKIGGVEHYEIVETHPGAFFENMLASHPFLPKTSRLVLADYVTMDSGTGCVHTAPGFGADDYQTCLRYGMDMVVPVDDQGRHTDYAGKYAGMKTEESNPVILADMKESGALFASEEIVHSYPHCWRCKKPIIFRATPQWFCSVESFKDEACAACEDVRWVPTWGKDRMRSMILERTDWCISRQRRWGLPIPVFYCKDCGKPICTPETIDAVSRLFEEKGSNAWFEMTAEEILPEGFTCPHCGKSAGFEQESDTLDGWFDSGSTHFASMERTQGFWPATMYLEGLDQYRGWFQSSLLTAVGALGRGAPFKECVTHGWTVDGQGRAMHKSLGNGVDPAEVFNKYGADLLRLWAGSSDYHVDVRCSDEIFKQLSQNYLKFRNTAKFCLDNLTDFDPNTLVAPADMLELDKWAMTRLNALIAKVFTAYDNYEFHVVSHAVNDFCVVELSSFYFDIIKDRLYCDGAESLSRRSAQTALYLILDAMTRMFAPILAFTCDEIWLAMPHRTGDDERNVLLNEMVQPYTQYALSPEEMARWDRIAAVRTAVNGALEQARADKTIGKSLEAEVDLTVPAEDAFLGQMEEGALADLLIVSQVRVETGDSLSVTVRPAAGTKCQRCWKMLTSVGTVAGHEDLCPRCAAVVKSLPVVE; via the coding sequence ATGGAGTACAAAAAGACGCTGAACATGACCAAGAGCGGCTTTCCCATGCGGGCGGGCCTGCCCAAGCGGGAGCCGGAGATGCTCAAGCACTGGGAGGAGCTGGACCTGTATCACGAGCTGCTGAAGAAGAACGAGGGCAAGCCCCGCTTCGCCCTGCACGACGGCCCTCCCTTCTCCAACGGCGCTCTGCACATGGGCCACGCCCTGAACAAGTCCATCAAGGACTTCATTACCCGCAGCTATGCCATGCGGGGCTACTACACCCCCTATATCCCCGGCTGGGACAATCACGGTATGCCCATCGAGAGCGCCATCATCAAGCAGAACAAGCTCAATCGCAAGGCCATGGGCGTGGCGGAGTTCCGCTCCGCCTGCCATGAGTTTGCCGACCACTATATCGACGTCCAGCGTCAGGGCTTCAAGCGCATGGGCGTGGTGGGCGATTGGGATCACCCCTATAAGACCATGGACCCCGCCTTCGAGGCGCAGGAGGTTCGTGTGTTTGGCAAGATGTATGAAAAGGGCTACATCTACAAGGGCCTCAAGCCCGTGTACTGGTGCCCCCACGACGAGACGGCGCTGGCCGAGGCGGAGATCGAGTATCAGGACGACCCCTGCACCACGGTGTATGTGAAGTTCCCCATGTACGACGATCTGGGCAAGCTCTCCCATCTGGATAAGAGCAAGCTGAACTTCGTCATCTGGACCACCACCATCTGGACCCTGCCCGGCAACCTGGCCATTGCCCTGCACCCGCAGGAGGAGTACGCCGTGGTCCGTGCCGACGGCGGCGAGATGTATATCATGGCCCGGCCGCTGGTGGAAAAGGTCATGAAGATCGGCGGCGTGGAACACTACGAGATCGTGGAGACCCACCCCGGCGCCTTCTTCGAGAATATGCTGGCCAGCCACCCCTTCCTGCCTAAGACCAGCCGTCTGGTGCTGGCGGATTACGTCACCATGGACTCCGGTACCGGCTGCGTCCACACCGCCCCCGGCTTCGGTGCCGACGACTATCAGACCTGCCTGCGCTACGGTATGGATATGGTGGTGCCGGTGGACGATCAGGGCCGCCACACCGACTATGCCGGCAAGTACGCCGGGATGAAGACCGAGGAGTCTAACCCCGTCATTCTGGCGGATATGAAGGAGAGCGGCGCTCTCTTTGCCAGCGAGGAGATCGTCCACAGCTATCCCCACTGCTGGCGCTGCAAGAAGCCCATCATCTTCCGGGCCACTCCCCAGTGGTTCTGCTCCGTGGAGTCCTTCAAGGACGAGGCCTGCGCTGCCTGTGAGGACGTGCGCTGGGTGCCCACCTGGGGCAAGGACCGGATGCGCTCCATGATCCTGGAGCGCACCGACTGGTGCATCAGCCGCCAGCGCCGCTGGGGTCTGCCCATTCCCGTGTTCTACTGCAAGGACTGCGGCAAGCCCATCTGCACGCCGGAGACCATCGACGCCGTCTCCCGCCTGTTCGAGGAGAAGGGCTCCAACGCATGGTTCGAGATGACGGCGGAGGAGATTTTGCCGGAGGGCTTCACCTGCCCCCACTGCGGCAAGTCCGCCGGCTTTGAGCAGGAGAGCGACACGCTGGACGGCTGGTTCGACTCCGGCTCCACCCACTTCGCCTCCATGGAGCGCACGCAGGGCTTCTGGCCCGCCACCATGTATCTGGAGGGCCTTGACCAGTACCGTGGTTGGTTCCAGTCCTCCCTGCTGACCGCCGTGGGCGCTCTGGGCCGTGGCGCTCCCTTCAAGGAGTGCGTCACCCATGGCTGGACCGTGGACGGTCAGGGCCGTGCCATGCACAAGTCCCTCGGCAACGGCGTGGACCCGGCAGAGGTGTTCAACAAGTACGGCGCCGATCTGCTGCGCCTGTGGGCCGGCTCCTCCGACTACCATGTGGATGTCCGCTGCTCCGACGAGATCTTTAAGCAGCTGTCCCAGAACTATCTGAAGTTCCGCAACACCGCCAAGTTCTGCCTGGATAACCTGACGGACTTTGACCCCAACACGCTGGTGGCCCCGGCGGATATGCTGGAGCTGGACAAGTGGGCCATGACCCGTCTCAACGCCCTCATCGCCAAGGTGTTCACCGCCTATGACAACTATGAGTTCCATGTGGTGTCCCACGCCGTCAACGACTTCTGCGTGGTGGAGCTCAGTTCCTTCTATTTCGACATCATCAAGGATCGCCTGTACTGCGACGGGGCCGAGAGCCTCAGCCGCCGCAGCGCCCAGACGGCCCTGTACCTGATCCTGGATGCCATGACCCGGATGTTCGCCCCCATTCTGGCCTTCACCTGCGACGAGATCTGGCTGGCCATGCCCCACCGTACCGGCGACGATGAGCGCAATGTGCTCCTCAATGAGATGGTGCAGCCCTACACCCAGTACGCTCTCTCCCCGGAGGAGATGGCCCGCTGGGACCGCATCGCCGCCGTCCGCACCGCCGTCAACGGCGCACTGGAGCAGGCCCGTGCCGACAAGACCATCGGCAAGAGTCTGGAGGCCGAGGTGGACCTCACCGTTCCCGCCGAGGATGCCTTCCTGGGCCAGATGGAGGAGGGTGCTCTGGCGGACCTGCTGATCGTGTCTCAGGTCCGTGTGGAGACTGGCGACAGCCTGTCCGTTACCGTTCGTCCTGCCGCCGGAACCAAGTGCCAGCGCTGCTGGAAGATGCTCACCAGCGTGGGTACCGTGGCCGGTCACGAGGACCTCTGCCCCCGCTGCGCCGCCGTGGTGAAGAGTCTCCCCGTGGTGGAGTGA
- a CDS encoding DUF5714 domain-containing protein — protein sequence MNEECLICKAPLTYLEADILMECEICHKKENSKTRCVNGHYVCSECHTRGLDRIISLCMASASRDPIAIIEQMMALPTCHMHGPEHHVMVGAALLTAYHNAGGDLDLRSALTEMMNRGRSVPGGACGFWGACGAGISTGMFVSIISQSTPLTNEPFALSHKMTAKSLQAIGEIGGPRCCKRDSFLSILAAIDFVREHFGVEMEKPEIVCHYSAQNNQCIGKRCPFSKVNH from the coding sequence ATGAATGAAGAATGCTTGATCTGCAAAGCCCCACTTACCTATCTCGAAGCCGATATTCTGATGGAATGTGAGATTTGCCATAAGAAAGAAAACAGCAAGACGCGCTGCGTGAACGGACACTATGTATGCAGCGAATGCCATACCCGAGGGCTTGATCGCATAATTTCGTTGTGCATGGCGAGCGCATCGAGAGATCCTATCGCCATCATTGAACAGATGATGGCGCTGCCCACCTGTCATATGCACGGTCCGGAGCATCACGTGATGGTCGGAGCGGCGCTGCTGACGGCGTACCACAACGCAGGCGGAGACCTTGATCTTCGCAGCGCATTGACGGAGATGATGAATCGAGGACGGAGCGTTCCCGGCGGCGCTTGCGGCTTTTGGGGTGCTTGCGGTGCGGGAATCAGCACAGGGATGTTTGTGTCCATCATTTCGCAGTCTACGCCCCTGACCAATGAGCCGTTTGCACTGTCCCACAAAATGACGGCAAAATCGCTTCAAGCGATCGGCGAGATCGGAGGTCCACGCTGCTGCAAGCGGGATTCCTTCCTCTCCATCCTTGCTGCCATTGACTTTGTAAGGGAGCATTTCGGCGTTGAGATGGAAAAGCCGGAGATCGTATGCCATTACTCCGCGCAAAACAACCAGTGCATCGGCAAGCGCTGTCCGTTTTCCAAGGTGAATCATTGA
- a CDS encoding type II CAAX endopeptidase family protein translates to MNKKLVKEFLIITFVIMLIFWGGCALISQIFILTINNIFLRIMHIIGGFSPTIASYISLKRNNKVKNLKEWLKKIFDIKHNIWTYVLVILFVLIYYVLGCAINGFEFGAPIFMLIVILPMMLFGGGNEEVGWRMILQPELEKKFGFHIATIFTSIIWWLWHLPIFFIIGTANANMNYFLFGIMCLTLCYALATIRKVSKGVFPCILTHCLINGLSAIFVFNYSLLSCCITLIVTIIVSILILNVNKRYIR, encoded by the coding sequence ATGAATAAAAAATTAGTGAAAGAATTTTTAATAATAACATTTGTTATAATGCTAATATTTTGGGGTGGTTGTGCTTTAATTAGTCAAATATTTATCTTGACAATAAATAATATATTTTTAAGGATTATGCACATTATTGGGGGATTTTCTCCAACTATTGCCTCTTATATATCACTAAAGAGAAATAACAAAGTTAAGAATTTAAAAGAATGGTTAAAAAAGATATTTGATATAAAACATAATATTTGGACTTATGTTTTAGTAATTTTATTTGTATTGATTTATTATGTTTTGGGGTGTGCAATAAATGGATTTGAATTTGGTGCTCCTATATTTATGCTTATAGTAATTTTACCAATGATGTTATTTGGTGGTGGAAATGAAGAAGTTGGATGGAGAATGATTTTACAACCTGAATTGGAAAAGAAATTTGGATTTCATATAGCAACAATCTTTACTTCTATTATTTGGTGGTTATGGCATTTACCAATATTTTTCATAATAGGAACAGCAAATGCAAATATGAACTATTTTCTTTTTGGAATAATGTGTTTAACCTTATGCTATGCTTTGGCAACAATAAGAAAGGTATCGAAAGGTGTATTTCCTTGTATATTAACTCACTGTTTAATAAATGGCTTATCTGCAATATTTGTATTTAATTATAGTTTGTTAAGTTGTTGTATAACTTTAATTGTAACAATAATAGTATCAATACTAATTTTAAATGTAAATAAAAGATATATAAGATAA
- the lysS gene encoding lysine--tRNA ligase, whose amino-acid sequence MAQQNQNQQDLREILQIRRDKLAALQEAGMNPFEITRYDVTHHAQEVKDQFDQLEGQTVSLAGRLMSKRGMGKVSFCDLKDKSGRIQIYARKDEMDEEAYDRFRKYDIGDIVGVKGDVFRTQKGEMSIRAHEITLLSKSLQPLPEKFHGLTDKELRYRQRYVDLIMNPESQRNFEIRSKFVAYLRRYLDNMGFMEVETPVLSPIAGGANARPFITHHNAQDIDMYMRIATELHLKRLIVGGLERVYEVGRIFRNEGMDTKHNPEFTTCELYQAYTNLDGMMDILEGILTGAAKEILGTYHIQWLGHDVDLTPSWKRITMADAVQNVTGADFMAIEGDDDAAVELAKSVGVDMEGVARKWGNALYETFDQKVEETLIQPTFITMYPVEVSPLAKRSPEDPHLTERYEMFVCGCEMGNAFSELNDPIDQHQRFKAQAEKRANGDEEADMMDEDFVLALEYGMPPTGGLGFGIDRCAMMLCGTDSIRDVILFPTMKPLDADKKGSKEVSAPAEAAQAAPVVEEKIDFSNVEIEPLFQDQVDFDTFSKSDFRAVKVKECEAVKKSKKLLKFVLDDGTGVDRVILSGIHEYYEPEELVGKTCIAITNLPPRAMMGIDSCGMLISAVHHENGEEKLHLLMVDPHIPAGAKLY is encoded by the coding sequence ATGGCACAGCAGAATCAGAATCAACAGGACCTGCGGGAAATTCTCCAGATCCGCCGGGATAAGCTGGCAGCCCTGCAGGAGGCGGGTATGAACCCCTTCGAGATCACCCGCTATGACGTGACCCATCACGCACAGGAGGTCAAGGATCAGTTCGACCAGCTGGAGGGACAGACCGTCTCTCTGGCGGGCCGTCTTATGAGCAAGCGGGGCATGGGCAAGGTGTCCTTCTGCGATCTGAAGGATAAGTCCGGCCGCATCCAGATCTACGCCCGGAAGGATGAGATGGACGAGGAGGCCTATGACCGCTTCAGGAAATATGACATCGGTGATATCGTAGGCGTCAAGGGCGACGTGTTCCGCACCCAGAAGGGCGAGATGAGCATCCGGGCCCATGAGATCACCCTGCTGTCGAAGTCCCTCCAGCCCCTGCCGGAGAAGTTCCACGGTCTGACGGACAAGGAGCTGCGCTACCGCCAGCGGTATGTGGATCTCATTATGAATCCCGAATCCCAGCGGAACTTTGAGATCCGCAGCAAGTTCGTAGCGTATCTGCGCCGGTATCTGGACAATATGGGCTTCATGGAGGTGGAGACCCCCGTGCTCAGCCCCATTGCCGGCGGCGCCAACGCCCGGCCCTTCATCACCCACCACAATGCTCAGGATATCGATATGTATATGCGGATCGCCACGGAGCTGCACCTGAAGCGGCTCATCGTGGGCGGTCTGGAGCGGGTATACGAGGTGGGCCGCATCTTCCGCAACGAGGGCATGGACACCAAGCACAACCCGGAGTTCACCACCTGTGAGCTGTATCAGGCCTACACCAATCTGGACGGCATGATGGATATCCTGGAGGGCATCCTCACCGGAGCCGCCAAGGAGATCCTCGGCACCTACCACATCCAGTGGCTGGGCCACGACGTGGATCTGACCCCCAGCTGGAAGCGCATCACCATGGCCGATGCCGTGCAGAATGTCACCGGCGCCGACTTCATGGCCATTGAGGGCGATGATGACGCCGCCGTGGAGCTGGCCAAGAGCGTAGGCGTGGACATGGAGGGCGTGGCCCGGAAGTGGGGCAACGCCCTGTACGAGACCTTCGACCAGAAGGTGGAGGAGACGCTCATTCAGCCCACCTTCATCACCATGTACCCGGTGGAGGTGAGTCCGCTGGCCAAGCGCAGCCCGGAGGATCCCCATCTGACGGAGCGGTATGAGATGTTCGTCTGCGGCTGCGAGATGGGCAATGCCTTCTCCGAGCTCAACGACCCCATCGACCAGCACCAGCGCTTCAAGGCTCAGGCGGAGAAGCGGGCCAATGGCGACGAGGAGGCCGACATGATGGACGAGGACTTCGTGCTGGCGCTGGAGTACGGTATGCCCCCCACCGGCGGTCTGGGCTTCGGCATCGACCGCTGCGCCATGATGCTCTGCGGCACCGACTCTATCCGGGACGTGATCCTGTTCCCGACAATGAAGCCGTTGGACGCTGACAAGAAGGGTTCCAAGGAAGTTTCGGCTCCTGCGGAGGCTGCTCAGGCGGCTCCGGTTGTGGAGGAAAAAATCGATTTTTCCAATGTGGAGATCGAGCCGTTGTTCCAGGATCAGGTGGATTTTGACACCTTCTCCAAGAGCGATTTCCGTGCCGTGAAGGTTAAGGAATGCGAAGCCGTGAAGAAGTCCAAAAAGCTCTTAAAGTTCGTTCTGGACGACGGAACCGGCGTAGATAGGGTCATTTTGAGTGGTATTCACGAATATTATGAGCCGGAAGAACTGGTCGGTAAGACCTGCATTGCAATCACCAATCTGCCTCCGAGAGCGATGATGGGCATTGACTCTTGCGGTATGCTGATCTCCGCCGTGCATCACGAAAACGGCGAGGAAAAGCTCCATTTGCTGATGGTTGATCCCCACATCCCCGCCGGCGCAAAGCTCTATTGA
- the greA gene encoding transcription elongation factor GreA: protein MVKEFKMSQERYDELKKELDYSKTTRADEIAELIKEARGFGDLSENSEYDEAKNEQGKLYSRIAELENILLHAVIVDETDMDSDKVSIGCRVTVTNLDNGKTLPEYTIVGSQEANVMERKVSEDSPFGKALMGSKAGSEITVEAPKGVIRYRVDKIER from the coding sequence ATGGTAAAAGAATTCAAAATGAGTCAGGAGCGGTACGACGAGCTGAAAAAGGAGCTGGATTACAGCAAGACCACCCGTGCCGACGAGATCGCAGAGCTCATCAAGGAGGCCAGAGGCTTCGGTGACCTGTCGGAAAACAGCGAGTATGACGAGGCCAAAAACGAGCAGGGCAAGCTCTACTCCCGCATTGCCGAGCTGGAGAACATCCTGCTCCACGCCGTCATCGTGGACGAGACGGACATGGATTCCGACAAGGTATCCATCGGCTGCCGTGTCACCGTGACCAACCTGGATAACGGCAAGACCCTGCCGGAGTATACCATCGTGGGCTCTCAGGAGGCCAACGTCATGGAGCGGAAGGTGTCGGAGGATTCCCCCTTCGGCAAGGCCCTGATGGGCAGCAAGGCCGGCAGCGAGATCACCGTGGAGGCCCCCAAGGGCGTTATCCGCTACCGGGTGGACAAGATCGAACGATAA
- a CDS encoding murein hydrolase activator EnvC family protein has product MSKKKWCGLLAILMAVSIVFTSGALRPVNVYAETIADLQEQSEEHQKKLEEINQQIEEAEANKADALEQKNLLDQQADVLRSQISNAQQQIDALEAELADNQQKEESQYDLFCRQVRDEEERGTASFWSVIFKATSFSDLLGRIDFINEVAEHDQSVINDLRQLRQQMQADRQALEEQRSQLESRQTELDSQLEAATQLIAKYNETADGLNDLAAQEKAAADELDAQIQARREEENRNNGGDNSGGGGGGGGSGSDETPSSDGYIWPSDCRLITSGYGGRDQPTPGASTNHMGVDIGASYGSYIYAVKSGTVVGSKYSWGGYGNYVEIDHGNGNFTLYAHMSERLVEVGEHVEQGEVIGLCGSTGISTGPHVHYEIWENYSRINPLNRLPGYIPYWW; this is encoded by the coding sequence ATGAGTAAGAAAAAATGGTGCGGCCTGCTGGCCATTCTCATGGCGGTGAGCATCGTGTTCACCAGCGGCGCTCTGCGCCCGGTGAACGTCTATGCCGAGACCATCGCAGACCTGCAGGAGCAGTCGGAGGAGCACCAGAAGAAGCTGGAGGAGATCAACCAGCAGATCGAGGAGGCCGAGGCCAACAAGGCCGATGCGCTGGAGCAGAAAAACCTGCTGGATCAGCAGGCGGACGTCCTCCGCAGCCAGATCTCCAACGCCCAGCAGCAGATCGATGCGCTGGAGGCGGAGCTGGCGGACAACCAGCAGAAGGAGGAGTCCCAGTACGACCTGTTCTGCCGTCAGGTGCGGGATGAGGAGGAGCGGGGTACCGCCTCCTTCTGGTCGGTGATCTTCAAGGCCACCAGCTTCAGCGATCTTTTGGGCCGCATCGACTTCATCAACGAGGTGGCCGAGCACGACCAGAGCGTCATCAACGACCTGCGGCAGCTGCGCCAGCAGATGCAGGCCGACCGGCAGGCGCTGGAGGAGCAGCGCTCCCAGCTGGAGAGCCGCCAGACGGAGCTGGACAGCCAGCTGGAGGCAGCCACCCAGCTCATTGCCAAGTACAACGAAACGGCGGACGGCCTGAACGATCTGGCCGCTCAGGAGAAGGCAGCCGCCGATGAACTGGACGCTCAGATCCAGGCCCGGAGGGAGGAGGAAAACCGGAACAACGGCGGCGATAACAGTGGAGGCGGCGGCGGTGGCGGTGGCAGCGGCTCCGACGAGACGCCCTCCTCCGACGGGTACATCTGGCCCTCGGACTGCCGGCTCATTACCTCCGGCTACGGCGGGCGTGACCAGCCCACCCCCGGCGCCAGCACCAACCACATGGGCGTGGACATCGGCGCCTCCTACGGCAGCTACATCTACGCTGTGAAATCCGGCACCGTAGTGGGTTCTAAGTACAGCTGGGGCGGCTACGGCAACTATGTGGAGATCGACCACGGAAACGGCAACTTCACCCTGTACGCCCACATGAGTGAGCGTCTGGTGGAGGTGGGCGAGCATGTGGAGCAGGGCGAGGTCATCGGCCTGTGCGGCTCCACGGGCATCTCTACCGGCCCCCACGTCCACTACGAGATCTGGGAGAACTACAGCCGCATCAATCCGCTGAACCGTCTGCCGGGGTACATCCCCTATTGGTGGTAA